One window of Paludibacter propionicigenes WB4 genomic DNA carries:
- a CDS encoding DUF3307 domain-containing protein, translating to MDKSWLIFTSEEGNFLIRLLLAHFLADFAFQTRKMVEHKRWFSLQMLLHIAIVFALTFIFTFSWKIAIIVSVLHWLLDALKKQFENSSWNKALLFSIDQLLHLLVLLFVWLIRFNLLDKIQQAIVLPFTNYRISLILLSYVVVFWPVGYLIGFLLKKFNHPGQSDKAGQMIGQFERVIILTLVLLQQYEAIGFLITGKSIIRFSSTNQDAKSEYVLLGTMLSYALAIAMGVVVRIMLDFPVK from the coding sequence ATGGATAAATCATGGCTTATTTTTACCTCCGAAGAAGGTAATTTTCTTATTCGTTTGTTGCTGGCACATTTTCTGGCCGATTTTGCATTCCAAACCCGGAAAATGGTTGAGCATAAAAGATGGTTCTCCTTACAGATGCTGTTGCATATTGCCATTGTGTTTGCATTAACATTCATATTCACTTTTTCATGGAAAATAGCCATCATCGTATCTGTATTGCACTGGTTGTTAGACGCCCTAAAGAAACAGTTTGAGAATAGCAGTTGGAATAAAGCCCTGTTGTTTTCCATCGACCAACTTTTACATCTGCTTGTGCTACTGTTTGTATGGCTGATCAGATTCAACCTGCTGGATAAAATACAGCAAGCCATCGTACTGCCTTTTACAAATTACAGAATAAGCCTTATTTTGCTATCGTATGTAGTTGTTTTCTGGCCTGTTGGGTATCTTATCGGATTTTTGCTGAAAAAATTTAATCATCCCGGGCAGTCGGACAAAGCAGGACAGATGATAGGGCAATTTGAACGCGTTATTATCCTCACGTTGGTGTTGTTGCAACAATACGAAGCCATAGGTTTTCTGATTACCGGCAAAAGCATTATCCGCTTTTCAAGTACCAATCAGGATGCTAAAAGTGAATATGTTCTGCTCGGCACCATGCTTAGTTACGCGCTGGCCATAGCAATGGGTGTGGTGGTGCGGATCATGTTGGATTTTCCTGTAAAATAA
- a CDS encoding restriction endonuclease subunit S has product MSELNNIPKHWQVKRLFEIGKVINGDRGKNYPSRAHYVEYGVPFVSAGNIEEYYINSNNLNFISKDKFEALNNGKLQNRDIIYCLRGSLGKCAISNLNEGAISSSLCILRLDQTIEERYVYYYLCSPFGRAEILKHDNGTAQPNLSAKNFSNYIIPIPPLHEQLSIVSKIEELLSDLENGKQQLLTAQQQLKVYRQSLLKAAFEGRLTNKEVKDGELPEGWKWVTITDLAENNKHALKAGPFGSALKKEFYVETGYKIYGQEQVIIDNPNFGDYYVNEEKYQELKSCRIKPFDILISLVGTVGKVLILPENCMDGIINPRLIKISLNRQKYLPKFFKYYFESSSVKAHYKSQAQGTTMDVLNLGIIKKVPFPLTTLEEQQRVIDELESKLTVCDKIEETINQSLQQAETLKQSILKKAFEGRLVKPQPTKVVAKPKNEYFYQMQLLALIAKASKEHNIEHGEMTLAKYAYLLDKVYGIPTYYDYNRWHLGPYPPEMKKAINNKQYFSRKSNHIIVVNEDKLLKYTNSYETNVIDAIDDLASIFEKYPVKERADKTELLATVCKVVEDIKTTDITEVRKSMQDWKIELDNCPFKNKAEKFSIEETEKCLKFLVQREWIAKLINKN; this is encoded by the coding sequence ATGAGCGAACTAAATAATATACCAAAACACTGGCAAGTAAAAAGACTTTTTGAAATAGGTAAAGTTATTAATGGTGATAGGGGTAAAAACTATCCATCTAGGGCACATTATGTTGAATATGGCGTTCCATTTGTATCTGCTGGTAATATTGAAGAATACTATATAAATAGTAATAACCTTAACTTTATTTCAAAAGATAAATTTGAAGCACTAAACAATGGGAAGTTACAAAACAGAGACATTATTTACTGTTTGAGAGGTTCTTTAGGTAAATGTGCAATTTCAAATTTGAATGAGGGTGCAATATCATCTTCATTATGTATTTTAAGATTAGATCAGACCATTGAAGAAAGGTATGTGTACTACTATTTGTGTAGTCCATTTGGTAGAGCAGAGATTCTTAAGCATGATAATGGCACAGCACAACCTAATTTGTCTGCAAAGAATTTCTCAAATTATATTATCCCTATTCCCCCTCTCCACGAACAACTCTCCATAGTCTCCAAAATAGAAGAACTACTGAGCGACCTCGAAAACGGCAAACAACAACTCCTTACCGCACAACAGCAACTAAAAGTGTATCGACAGAGTTTGCTGAAGGCGGCGTTTGAAGGGCGTTTGACCAATAAAGAGGTGAAAGATGGGGAATTGCCTGAGGGGTGGAAATGGGTGACAATTACTGATTTGGCTGAAAATAATAAACACGCTTTAAAAGCTGGGCCATTTGGCTCTGCTCTTAAAAAAGAGTTTTATGTTGAAACTGGATATAAGATTTATGGTCAGGAACAGGTTATTATTGATAATCCTAACTTTGGAGATTATTATGTAAATGAGGAAAAATACCAAGAATTAAAATCGTGTCGTATTAAGCCATTCGATATTTTAATTAGTTTGGTCGGAACTGTTGGCAAGGTACTTATTTTACCAGAAAATTGTATGGATGGAATTATCAATCCTCGACTTATTAAGATATCATTAAACAGACAGAAATACTTGCCTAAATTTTTCAAATATTATTTTGAAAGTTCTTCAGTCAAAGCACATTATAAATCACAGGCTCAAGGAACAACGATGGATGTGTTGAATCTGGGTATTATAAAGAAAGTACCTTTTCCATTAACCACACTTGAAGAACAACAAAGAGTTATTGATGAATTAGAAAGCAAACTCACCGTTTGCGATAAGATAGAAGAAACCATCAACCAAAGCTTGCAGCAGGCTGAGACATTGAAGCAGAGTATATTGAAAAAGGCGTTTGAAGGGAGGTTGGTAAAACCTCAGCCGACAAAGGTTGTAGCGAAACCAAAAAATGAGTATTTCTATCAAATGCAGCTTTTAGCTCTTATTGCCAAGGCTTCAAAAGAACATAACATTGAGCATGGAGAAATGACCTTAGCTAAGTATGCTTATTTGTTAGATAAAGTATATGGTATTCCTACTTACTACGATTATAATCGTTGGCATTTAGGTCCATATCCTCCTGAAATGAAAAAGGCAATAAATAACAAACAATATTTTTCTCGAAAATCTAATCATATCATTGTTGTTAATGAAGATAAACTATTGAAATATACTAATTCATACGAAACAAATGTTATAGATGCAATTGATGATTTAGCTTCTATTTTTGAAAAATATCCGGTTAAAGAAAGAGCTGACAAGACAGAACTATTAGCTACTGTTTGTAAAGTTGTTGAAGATATAAAAACGACTGATATTACTGAAGTGCGTAAATCCATGCAAGACTGGAAAATAGAGTTAGATAACTGCCCTTTCAAAAACAAGGCAGAGAAATTCAGCATCGAAGAAACCGAAAAATGTTTGAAGTTCTTAGTTCAACGTGAATGGATAGCAAAACTAATAAACAAAAATTGA
- a CDS encoding HsdM family class I SAM-dependent methyltransferase, with protein sequence MTTSSIVSKVWSFCNPLRDVGVGYGDYLEQLTYLLFLKMADEYSKPPHNRKLNIPKEYNWESLTGVKGAELELHYATLLRELSTQKGILGQIFTKSQNKIQDPAMLAKIIDMIDSEQWLVMGADVKGDIYEKLLEQNAQDVKSGAGQYFTPRPLIRAMVECIQPQPLKTIADPACGTGGFFLAAYDYLVANNKLDKDQNKFLKLETFYGNEIVASTRRLALMNMFLHNIGDIDSDNFISPADALIAASSTTYDYVLANPPFGKKSSQTFTNEEGEQEKDDLTYNRQDFWATTSNKQLNFVQHIRSMLKTTGMAAVVVPDNVLFEGGAGETVRKKLLETTDLHTILRLPTGIFYANGVKANVIFFDNKPASKTPWTKEVWVYDYRTNVHHTLKKNPLNIDVLKDFIACYNPANRFKRTETYNAETNPEGKWRKFSYDEIVARDKTSLDITWLKDKSLADLDNLPDPEDLATDIIENLEAGLASFREIMVKLK encoded by the coding sequence ATGACAACTTCCTCCATAGTCTCCAAAGTATGGTCATTCTGTAATCCGCTACGCGATGTGGGTGTGGGTTATGGTGATTACCTGGAGCAACTCACCTATCTGCTGTTTTTGAAAATGGCCGACGAATACAGCAAGCCACCTCACAACCGTAAGCTGAATATCCCTAAGGAATATAACTGGGAAAGTCTCACGGGCGTAAAAGGTGCTGAGCTGGAACTGCATTATGCCACGCTGCTACGCGAACTCAGCACTCAGAAAGGCATATTGGGTCAAATATTTACCAAGAGTCAGAACAAGATACAAGACCCTGCTATGCTGGCTAAAATCATTGATATGATCGACAGCGAACAATGGCTCGTAATGGGAGCCGATGTAAAAGGTGATATCTACGAAAAACTGTTGGAGCAAAATGCGCAGGATGTGAAAAGCGGTGCCGGTCAGTATTTTACTCCGCGTCCACTGATTCGTGCTATGGTAGAATGTATTCAGCCCCAGCCCCTGAAAACCATTGCCGATCCGGCTTGTGGTACGGGTGGATTCTTTCTGGCAGCGTACGATTATCTGGTAGCAAACAATAAACTGGATAAAGACCAAAATAAGTTCCTGAAACTGGAAACGTTTTACGGTAACGAGATTGTAGCTAGTACCCGCCGATTGGCGTTGATGAATATGTTTCTGCACAATATCGGTGATATCGATAGCGATAACTTTATTTCACCTGCCGATGCGTTGATAGCTGCTTCGTCCACTACTTACGATTATGTATTAGCCAATCCGCCTTTCGGTAAAAAGAGTTCACAGACTTTTACCAACGAAGAAGGCGAACAGGAAAAAGACGATTTGACCTACAATCGTCAGGATTTCTGGGCAACTACCAGCAATAAACAACTGAACTTTGTGCAGCATATCCGCTCCATGTTGAAAACAACCGGCATGGCAGCAGTTGTTGTACCCGACAATGTGTTATTCGAAGGTGGTGCCGGTGAAACAGTCCGTAAAAAATTGTTGGAAACAACCGATTTACACACCATCTTGCGTTTACCCACGGGTATCTTCTATGCCAATGGTGTAAAAGCAAATGTCATTTTCTTCGACAACAAACCTGCCAGTAAAACCCCATGGACAAAAGAAGTGTGGGTGTACGATTACCGCACCAATGTGCATCACACCTTGAAGAAGAACCCATTAAACATTGATGTTTTAAAGGATTTTATTGCATGTTATAATCCGGCAAATCGTTTTAAACGGACGGAAACTTATAACGCCGAAACCAATCCCGAAGGGAAATGGCGTAAGTTTTCTTACGATGAAATCGTAGCCCGAGACAAAACCAGTTTGGACATAACGTGGCTAAAAGACAAATCATTGGCAGACCTCGATAACTTACCAGATCCGGAAGATCTGGCAACGGATATCATTGAAAATCTGGAAGCTGGCTTGGCAAGTTTCAGAGAAATAATGGTGAAATTGAAATAA